In the genome of Shewanella glacialimarina, one region contains:
- a CDS encoding S9 family peptidase has product MRIYSYISMMAILLSSPLAIDAQAAPATTPRTHAITIDDFFDIGQMQDVAISPNAKQAVWLESRWDEALDKAQSDLWLINTQDKKSQRLTFTHDNESSPVWSHDGEFIYFISADKKDNAKAPFNGKNQVFRITLANLAIQPMTKEELGVNAFQLSADSKSLYFLANKESTDTDQWAEMRANYSAPKYAHGKRDTNPLKVLDLTNFKQKTVLDDDKVVWQFNVNDSGSKIARITTSDNELVYYEGWSNIEIFDVKTASNKVIDDKQWRQQAPSPYGWLLGLDWHQDNQQLAFRIDFDGYPGKLFVVNTQANTPTIELKPIGKTTFQGGDIQWRPKSNELCYLGAQSARTQLFCSQINKGKVGDTRSVLAGDTVVGSYSFGASGKQVVFSHNSLTHFHDLFIADADYKRSQFKRLTNINPQVDSWQLPQISVVTWKAPDGATVEGILELPYGYKKSQGKLPLVVQIHGGPTAATPYSLQHRSYGRATFPASGWALLSPNYRGSTGYGDKFLTDLVGKEHQIEVADIMAGVDKLIIDGIVDGEKMAVMGWSNGGYLTNALISTTNRFKAASSGAGVFDQRLQWMQEDTPGHVINFMQGLPWAQPDAYDKASSLTYANNINTPTLIHIGEHDQRVPVGHAQGLYRSLKHYLNVPVEMIVYPGEGHGLNLYQHRKAKMEWDKKWFEYYVLDK; this is encoded by the coding sequence ATGCGTATTTATTCTTACATCAGCATGATGGCAATACTGCTTTCAAGCCCTTTGGCTATTGATGCACAGGCTGCACCCGCAACTACTCCTCGTACTCACGCGATTACCATTGATGATTTTTTCGACATAGGTCAAATGCAAGATGTGGCGATTAGCCCTAATGCCAAACAAGCCGTTTGGTTGGAAAGCCGTTGGGACGAAGCGTTAGATAAAGCCCAATCTGATCTATGGCTGATTAACACCCAAGATAAAAAAAGCCAACGCCTAACCTTTACCCATGACAATGAATCAAGCCCAGTATGGAGCCATGATGGCGAGTTTATTTACTTTATCTCTGCCGATAAAAAAGACAATGCTAAAGCCCCGTTTAACGGCAAAAACCAAGTTTTTCGCATCACATTAGCTAACCTAGCTATTCAGCCTATGACCAAAGAAGAATTGGGGGTCAACGCATTCCAATTAAGTGCTGACAGTAAATCTCTTTATTTTTTAGCCAATAAAGAATCCACAGATACTGATCAATGGGCAGAGATGCGCGCCAATTATTCTGCGCCTAAGTATGCCCATGGTAAACGCGACACTAATCCATTGAAGGTGCTTGATCTCACTAACTTCAAACAGAAAACAGTGCTAGATGATGACAAAGTGGTTTGGCAATTCAATGTTAATGACAGCGGCAGTAAAATCGCCCGTATTACCACCAGCGACAATGAACTGGTTTATTATGAAGGTTGGTCTAACATTGAAATTTTTGATGTTAAAACCGCCAGTAATAAAGTCATAGATGATAAACAATGGCGCCAACAAGCACCTTCGCCTTATGGTTGGTTATTGGGTTTAGATTGGCATCAAGATAACCAGCAACTGGCTTTTAGAATCGATTTTGATGGTTATCCTGGCAAATTATTTGTGGTCAATACCCAAGCAAATACGCCAACAATAGAACTTAAGCCAATAGGCAAAACTACCTTTCAAGGTGGCGATATTCAATGGCGCCCCAAAAGTAATGAGTTATGTTATCTCGGCGCACAATCGGCCCGCACGCAATTATTCTGCAGCCAAATAAATAAAGGTAAAGTAGGCGATACACGTAGCGTGTTAGCCGGTGATACTGTAGTAGGTAGCTACAGTTTTGGCGCATCAGGTAAACAAGTGGTATTTAGCCATAATAGCTTGACCCATTTTCATGACTTATTTATCGCCGACGCCGACTATAAACGCAGCCAATTTAAACGCTTAACTAATATCAATCCGCAAGTCGATAGCTGGCAGTTACCGCAAATATCAGTAGTCACCTGGAAAGCCCCCGATGGGGCAACTGTTGAAGGTATTTTAGAACTGCCCTACGGTTATAAAAAATCCCAGGGTAAATTACCTTTAGTGGTGCAAATTCATGGCGGCCCTACCGCTGCCACACCTTATTCATTGCAGCATCGCTCATATGGGCGTGCAACATTTCCAGCTAGCGGTTGGGCACTGCTATCGCCTAACTATCGCGGCTCTACAGGCTATGGCGATAAGTTTTTAACCGATCTTGTCGGTAAAGAGCATCAAATCGAGGTGGCTGATATTATGGCCGGTGTCGATAAGTTAATTATTGATGGCATTGTTGATGGCGAGAAAATGGCGGTAATGGGCTGGAGTAATGGCGGCTACCTGACTAATGCGTTAATCAGTACCACTAATCGCTTTAAAGCAGCTAGTTCAGGTGCAGGTGTGTTCGACCAGCGTTTACAGTGGATGCAAGAAGACACTCCAGGTCATGTGATTAACTTTATGCAAGGACTGCCTTGGGCGCAGCCAGACGCTTATGATAAAGCCTCATCTTTAACCTATGCCAATAACATTAACACCCCTACACTTATTCATATTGGCGAACATGACCAACGTGTTCCGGTCGGCCATGCCCAAGGGCTTTATCGCAGTTTAAAACACTACTTAAATGTCCCGGTAGAGATGATTGTTTATCCTGGCGAGGGGCACGGACTTAACCTTTATCAGCACCGCAAAGCCAAAATGGAGTGGGACAAAAAGTGGTTTGAATATTATGTGCTGGATAAATAA
- a CDS encoding nitrous oxide-stimulated promoter family protein, with amino-acid sequence MAVSELLSGKLLYEFRTMTAMVEIYCKAHHPMKPDHGACHSCSDFLAYADTRLDRCPYGQAKPTCNKCPVHCYKPQMKQKAREIMIFAGPRMLIPHPIMAIKHLLAERKPGPGKPPEGVSNRHQRKLG; translated from the coding sequence ATGGCCGTTTCTGAGTTACTGTCAGGCAAGTTACTGTATGAATTTCGCACCATGACCGCGATGGTCGAGATATACTGTAAAGCACATCATCCGATGAAACCAGACCACGGAGCTTGTCATTCTTGTAGCGACTTTTTAGCGTATGCCGACACCCGCCTTGACCGCTGCCCATATGGTCAAGCTAAACCCACCTGCAATAAATGTCCGGTGCATTGTTACAAACCTCAAATGAAACAAAAAGCACGTGAAATAATGATATTTGCCGGCCCTAGAATGCTAATCCCACATCCAATAATGGCAATAAAACATTTACTGGCTGAACGTAAGCCTGGACCAGGTAAACCACCTGAAGGTGTTAGTAATCGCCACCAACGAAAATTGGGCTAA
- a CDS encoding YSC84-related protein: MTRLLTLLSTTMVSLSLLLSPVSYADESSYPDAITNFKKATETQAFFNTAYGYALFPTVGKGGIGIGAAYGKGRVYKSGVHTGDSSLTQISIGFQLGGQAYSEIIFFKNAQAYNDFTSGSFEFSAQASAVAINVGASAQVGTTGNSAGAGQAGSNHAANAVYINNMAIFTAAKGGLMYEAALAGQSFTFDAK; encoded by the coding sequence ATGACACGTTTACTCACCCTGCTTAGTACAACTATGGTTAGCTTATCTTTGTTATTAAGCCCTGTAAGTTATGCTGATGAATCAAGTTATCCCGATGCGATTACTAATTTCAAAAAAGCGACTGAAACCCAAGCATTTTTTAATACCGCATATGGTTACGCGCTTTTCCCCACGGTAGGAAAAGGTGGCATTGGCATTGGCGCAGCCTATGGTAAAGGTCGTGTGTATAAAAGTGGTGTGCACACTGGTGACTCAAGCTTAACGCAAATATCGATTGGTTTTCAGCTAGGTGGCCAAGCTTATAGCGAAATCATCTTCTTCAAAAATGCTCAAGCCTATAATGACTTTACCAGCGGTAGTTTTGAGTTTAGCGCCCAGGCCTCTGCGGTAGCAATTAACGTCGGTGCCAGTGCTCAAGTCGGTACGACAGGTAACTCAGCAGGCGCGGGACAAGCTGGCAGTAATCATGCGGCAAACGCTGTTTACATCAATAATATGGCTATCTTCACCGCAGCAAAAGGTGGCTTAATGTACGAAGCCGCATTAGCGGGGCAGTCGTTTACTTTTGATGCTAAGTAA
- a CDS encoding aryl-sulfate sulfotransferase — MKVNHRILVPILVTSLSLLSGCGGGAETANDPGTDTGITNSAPIADAGDNLNITTGSLVSLNGNRSSDPDNDSLTYQWMLTGIPSGSGATLSSPSSVSPSFTSDLDGSYNISLVVNDGKVNSPADVVTITATKANSDGTTVDFDFSLSAHDSNVLMVNANVTTSEVTEVSIQFESVDTPSRATSKSAAALTHDLTVVGLRPETNYQFTAVITSQSGEVTSSEPKAYTTPSLPFSLPDIQLKTSSDNSYPGVTFFSVADTDARFIGVDEAGQVVWYLHNTDVPMLASSPAIKYLGDGKIMLMLRREVWVIDIEGNILSSYPLPTYHHEASILDNGNIVVLVNEFEDVNGNSLKGDRIEEYNPSGTLVWQWSSFDHLDTERFPGALSTRVVDGAMEWTHANAIQQQDDGSLLLSVRSQSWVVNINHQSGDINWILGSAEGTQKQSLQDKFISLEQGSWMSAQHAPMQTANGDYLMFDNRNEAELAGSQNNSRAVKYRVNADTKTATQVWEHIVDKYTQSLGDVDELPNGNILITAGGPGSNDNAYLVEVTAANPSQVVWELHVNNNKIYRAERVGWEELLSLNKDSASELILAGEISGLHADGLSLFNGNETLAISAGATRFTFTETVSESAAYNIQLITLPDNHTCNINNGSGTMSSNIADVSVTCNDSKVNADLTHLPIGDPLILQRINGDDTPEVGKLWLCRLPADGAGAAPSDDWTNADGTWNYILKPQVEGESYFASEFSVTLDGQGKRLITGNNLPTTATGTFPIERGTVAYGYDKNPNLIRSHNIQISFDAIPSVNAQPNCVGFGANGISLTGSAIYQGASTVGTDASAYEMLDSSGGHTDGTETYHYHYLAENVSAKLDPDNGGHSKLMGYIQDGFGIFGPRGEDGKVLTSADLDECHGHTHEIEWDGETRNMFHYHWTYDFPYNVGCFRGTPQDLNINNN; from the coding sequence ATGAAAGTTAATCATCGAATATTAGTACCCATTTTAGTTACTAGTTTGAGTTTACTATCTGGTTGCGGAGGAGGCGCTGAAACTGCTAATGATCCTGGCACTGATACGGGGATCACAAATAGTGCGCCTATCGCAGACGCTGGCGACAACCTAAATATCACTACGGGTAGCCTTGTCTCCCTCAATGGAAACCGTAGTTCAGATCCTGATAACGACTCACTGACTTACCAATGGATGCTAACGGGTATACCAAGCGGTAGCGGCGCAACATTGAGTAGTCCCAGTAGCGTGAGTCCAAGTTTCACTAGCGATCTTGATGGTAGCTATAATATTTCACTGGTTGTGAATGATGGCAAGGTTAATAGCCCTGCCGATGTGGTGACAATCACTGCTACGAAGGCTAATAGTGATGGAACTACTGTTGATTTTGACTTTAGTCTCAGTGCTCACGACAGCAATGTGCTAATGGTTAATGCAAATGTGACTACAAGTGAAGTCACTGAGGTGTCCATTCAATTTGAGTCGGTAGATACACCAAGCCGAGCAACCTCAAAGTCTGCAGCTGCACTAACCCATGATTTAACCGTGGTTGGGTTAAGGCCAGAAACCAACTACCAATTCACCGCCGTGATCACCAGTCAATCCGGCGAAGTAACAAGCAGCGAACCAAAAGCTTACACCACGCCCAGCCTCCCCTTTAGCTTGCCTGATATTCAATTAAAAACTAGCAGTGATAATAGCTATCCAGGCGTTACCTTTTTTTCGGTGGCTGATACAGATGCCCGTTTTATTGGCGTAGATGAAGCAGGTCAAGTTGTTTGGTATTTACACAACACTGATGTTCCTATGTTAGCGAGTTCTCCTGCCATCAAATACCTTGGCGATGGCAAAATAATGTTAATGCTGAGGCGCGAAGTGTGGGTAATAGACATAGAAGGTAATATTTTATCCTCTTACCCACTCCCTACCTACCATCACGAAGCAAGCATTTTAGATAATGGCAATATTGTGGTGTTGGTTAACGAATTTGAAGATGTTAATGGCAACTCACTAAAAGGTGATCGTATCGAGGAATATAACCCTTCAGGAACCTTAGTATGGCAATGGTCGAGCTTCGACCATCTCGATACCGAACGTTTCCCCGGAGCATTATCGACACGTGTCGTTGATGGTGCAATGGAGTGGACACATGCCAATGCAATACAGCAGCAAGACGATGGTTCGCTGTTACTCTCCGTTCGATCTCAAAGCTGGGTCGTCAATATTAATCACCAGAGTGGCGATATTAACTGGATCCTTGGCAGCGCTGAAGGTACCCAAAAACAGTCGTTACAGGACAAATTTATCAGTCTAGAACAAGGCAGTTGGATGTCAGCGCAACACGCGCCGATGCAAACCGCCAACGGAGACTATCTGATGTTTGATAATCGTAACGAAGCTGAGTTAGCGGGTTCGCAGAATAACAGCCGTGCCGTTAAGTATCGAGTTAATGCTGATACCAAGACAGCAACCCAAGTTTGGGAGCATATTGTTGATAAGTATACTCAATCTTTAGGGGATGTTGATGAACTGCCCAATGGTAATATTCTGATCACGGCTGGAGGACCAGGCAGTAATGACAATGCTTATTTGGTTGAAGTGACCGCCGCTAATCCATCGCAAGTTGTTTGGGAATTACATGTTAACAATAACAAGATCTACCGCGCTGAACGCGTTGGCTGGGAAGAGTTGTTATCTTTAAACAAGGATTCGGCCAGTGAATTGATATTAGCGGGCGAAATTTCAGGGCTTCACGCCGATGGCTTGAGTCTTTTTAATGGTAATGAAACCTTAGCAATTTCTGCTGGTGCAACAAGATTTACATTCACAGAAACCGTGAGCGAAAGCGCTGCGTATAATATCCAGTTAATTACCCTACCCGATAATCACACCTGTAACATTAATAATGGGTCCGGCACCATGAGCTCCAATATCGCCGATGTTAGCGTCACTTGTAACGACAGCAAGGTGAATGCCGACTTAACCCACCTTCCCATTGGTGACCCGCTTATTCTGCAGCGGATAAATGGCGATGATACGCCTGAAGTCGGTAAACTCTGGCTTTGTCGGCTTCCTGCAGATGGTGCTGGAGCAGCGCCTTCCGACGACTGGACCAATGCAGATGGTACCTGGAACTATATTCTTAAACCCCAAGTTGAGGGTGAAAGTTATTTTGCCAGTGAGTTCAGCGTGACGCTTGATGGCCAAGGAAAGCGCCTCATCACCGGAAACAACCTGCCAACAACAGCGACCGGCACCTTCCCCATTGAGCGTGGCACTGTCGCCTATGGATATGATAAAAACCCAAATTTGATTCGATCACACAATATCCAAATAAGCTTTGATGCTATTCCAAGCGTCAATGCCCAGCCTAACTGTGTTGGGTTTGGGGCCAATGGCATTTCACTTACTGGCTCTGCTATTTATCAAGGCGCTTCAACTGTTGGCACCGATGCCTCTGCCTATGAAATGCTAGACAGCAGTGGTGGGCATACTGACGGCACTGAAACATACCACTACCACTATCTTGCTGAAAATGTATCAGCAAAGCTAGATCCAGATAATGGCGGACACTCTAAACTGATGGGATATATCCAAGATGGCTTTGGTATTTTTGGTCCAAGAGGAGAAGATGGAAAGGTGTTAACATCAGCAGATCTGGATGAATGCCATGGTCATACCCATGAAATAGAATGGGATGGTGAAACTCGTAATATGTTCCACTACCACTGGACATATGATTTCCCTTATAACGTAGGGTGTTTTAGGGGTACGCCTCAAGACCTAAACATAAATAATAACTAG